In the genome of Dioscorea cayenensis subsp. rotundata cultivar TDr96_F1 chromosome 1, TDr96_F1_v2_PseudoChromosome.rev07_lg8_w22 25.fasta, whole genome shotgun sequence, one region contains:
- the LOC120264886 gene encoding LRR receptor-like serine/threonine-protein kinase SIK1, whose translation MEVAWSFIFFLLASTSTTFVFLCVVSQPVEQREAQALAAIKAAFTNSANELLNWDTVSFDYCSWRGVLCDNLTSSVVSLNLSNLNLGGEISPAVGLLKSLQFIDLKGNKLTGQIPDEIGECTSLTFLDLSGNSLTGDIPFSISKLKQLEELNLKNNQLTGPIPSTLSQIPNLKTLDLAQNQLVGEIPRIIYWNEVLQYLGLRGNSLTGTLSPDMCQLTGLWYFDVRGNNLTGTIPDSIGNCTSFEILDISYNQITGEIPYNIGFLQVATLSLQGNRLTGKIPEVIGLMQALAVLDLSENELVGTIPPILGNLSYTGKLYLHGNKLTGPIPPELGNMSKLSYLQLNDNQLVGKIPAELGKLGELFELNLANNNLEGPIPQNISSCTALNKLNVHGNHLSGSIPLEFQKLESLTYLNFSSNLFKGEIPVELGRIVNLDTLDLSHNDFSGTIPESIGDLEHLLELNLSRNSLSGPVPSEFGNLRSVQIVDMSHNKLSGFIPEELGQLQNIDALILNNNNLYGTIPAQLTNCYSLTSLNLSFNNLSGDIPSSKNFSRFPPESFMGNPMLCGNWLDSCQQDGKKSRVTISRVAIICIALGCIALISVLSVAVYRANQPKSFIKEPSKTVKGPPKLVVLRMEMAIHTYEDIMRITENLNEKYIIGYGSSSTVYKCVLKNSKAIAVKRLYNQYAHNLREFETELETIGSIRHRNLVTLYGYSLSPHGNLLFYDYMENGSLWDLLHGPSKKVKLDWDARLKIAIGAAQGLTYLHHDCDPRIIHRDVKSSNILLDENFEARVSDFGIAKCISSAKTHASTYVLGTIGYIDPEYARTSRLSEKSDVYSFGVVLLELLTGKKAVENESNLHQLILSKADSNTVMEAVDTEVSVTCMDSSLIRKAFQLALLCTKKHPAERPNMHEVVRVLVSLLPAPLTTKSGFISSKKIAYTHLLTDQNVTANSHQDDDKNDDDNSNSSSDGQWFVRFGEVISNNTL comes from the exons ATGGAGGTGGCTTGgagcttcatcttcttcttgctaGCTAGTACCAGTACCACCTTTGTGTTTCTCTGTGTTGTTTCCCAACCAGTTGAGCAGAGGGAGGCTCAGGCATTGGCTGCCATTAAGGCTGCTTTCACTAACTCTGCTAATGAGCTTCTCAACTGGGATACGGTTTCTTTTGATTACTGCTCATGGAGAGGAGTTCTTTGTGACAATCTCACTTCTTCTGTTGTTTCCCT GAATTTATCAAACTTGAATCTTGGTGGAGAGATTTCTCCTGCTGTTGGTCTGCTCAAAAGCTTGCAGTTCAT AGATTTGAAAGGAAACAAGCTCACAGGACAAATTCCGGATGAGATTGGAGAATGCACTTCTCTGACATTCTT AGACTTATCTGGGAACTCACTCACTGGAGACATACCATTCTCCATTTCCAAGCTGAAGCAGTTGGAGGAACT GAATCTGAAGAACAACCAGCTAACTGGTCCCATTCCTTCAACATTGTCCCAGATTCCAAACCTGAAGACTCT GGATTTGGCACAAAACCAACTTGTTGGTGAAATTCCCAGAATCATTTACTGGAATGAAGTGCTGCAATACCT TGGCTTGAGAGGCAACTCTCTTACAGGGACCTTGTCTCCTGATATGTGCCAGTTGACTGGTCTCTGGTACTT TGATGTGAGGGGGAATAACCTCACAGGGACTATTCCTGATAGCATTGGAAACTGTACTAGTTTTGAGATCCT GGATATTTCATATAACCAAATCACTGGAGAAATTCCTTACAATATTGGCTTCCTACAAGTAGCAACTCT ATCACTACAAGGGAATAGACTGACTGGGAAGATCCCAGAGGTGATTGGTCTAATGCAGGCTCTTGCAGTTTT GGATctaagtgaaaatgaacttgTGGGAACAATCCCGCCGATACTTGGGAATCTTTCCTACACTGGCAAGCT TTATCTGCATGGTAACAAGCTAACAGGTCCAATTCCACCAGAGTTGGGGAACATGTCAAAACTTAGCTACTT GCAACTGAATGACAACCAATTAGTAGGAAAAATCCCTGCAGAACTTGGAAAACTAGGAGAGCTGTTTGAGTT AAACCTTGCAAATAATAATCTTGAAGGCCCTATTCCACAAAATATCAGCTCCTGCACAGCTCTGAACAAACT CAATGTTCACGGTAATCACCTGAGTGGTTCCATTCCTTTGGAGTTTCAGAAGTTAGAGAGCTTGACTTATTT GAACTTTTCATCGAACCTTTTCAAGGGAGAAATACCTGTCGAGTTAGGCCGGATTGTCAATCTCGATACATT GGATCTCTCCCATAATGACTTCTCAGGCACAATCCCAGAATCTATTGGAGATCTCGAGCACCTCCTTGAACT GAATTTGAGCAGAAACAGTCTCAGTGGACCAGTGCCATCGGAATTCGGAAATCTAAGAAGTGTTCAAATAGT TGATATGTCACACAACAAACTATCTGGATTCATTCCGGAAGAACTGGGGCAATTGCAAAACATCGATGCTTT GATTTTAAATAACAACAATTTGTATGGAACAATTCCCGCGCAATTAACCAATTGTTATAGCCTTACTTCCCT GAACCTCTCATTCAACAACTTATCAGGAGATATTCCATCGTCTAAGAATTTTTCGAGGTTCCCCCCTGAGAG TTTCATGGGAAATCCAATGTTGTGTGGTAATTGGTTGGATTCTTGTCAACAAGATGGTAAAAAGTCAAGAG TTACCATTTCTCGGGTTGCAATTATCTGCATTGCATTAGGCTGCATTGCACTAATTTCTGTTTTATCGGTGGCTGTATACCGAGCCAATCAACCAAAATCATTTATTAAAGAACCGAGCAAAACTGTCAAAG GTCCTCCAAAACTAGTAGTTCTTAGAATGGAAATGGCAATTCACACATATGAAGACATAATGAGAATTACAGAGAACTTGAACGAAAAATACATTATTGGCTACGGCTCCTCGAGCACAGTTTacaagtgtgtgctcaagaaCTCAAAGGCAATTGCAGTCAAAAGACTCTACAATCAATATGCTCATAATTTGCGTGAATTCGAAACAGAGCTCGAAACAATTGGCAGCATTAGACACCGAAACCTGGTCACTTTATATGGCTATTCTCTTTCCCCTCATGGAAACCTGCTCTTCTATGACTACATGGAAAATGGATCACTTTGGGATCTTCTACATG GACCTTCGAAGAAAGTAAAGCTTGATTGGGATGCGAGACTGAAAATAGCAATCGGTGCTGCACAAGGACTCACCTATCTTCACCATGACTGTGATCCAAGGATCATACACCGCGATGTAAAATCATCAAACATACTTCTCGACGAGAACTTTGAAGCTCGTGTCTCAGATTTTGGCATTGCCAAATGCATTTCATCAGCCAAAACACATGCTTCAACTTACGTGCTCGGCACGATTGGCTACATTGATCCAGAATATGCAAGGACCTCGAGACTCAGTGAAAAGTCTGATGTATATAGTTTCGGTGTCGTTCTTTTGGAGCTTCTCACAGGAAAGAAAGCCGTCGAGAATGAATCAAACTTGCACCAACTG ATACTGTCCAAAGCAGATAGCAACACAGTGATGGAAGCAGTGGACACAGAAGTGTCAGTAACATGCATGGATTCAAGCCTTATCAGAAAAGCATTCCAGCTTGCATTGCTATGTACCAAGAAACACCCGGCCGAGAGACCGAACATGCATGAGGTTGTTCGAGTCCTGGTTTCGCTGCTGCCGGCCCCTTTGACTACAAAGTCAGGCTTCATATCCTCGAAGAAAATCGCTTACACTCATCTCCTAACTGATCAAAATGTAACTGCTAATTCCCACCAAGATGACGACAAAAACGATGATGACAACAGCAACAGCTCATCAGATGGTCAGTGGTTTGTGAGATTTGGAGAAGTCATATCTAACAACACACTGTGA